The Cetobacterium sp. 8H DNA window GGAGTTAATGTTTCAATATCTTGTATTGTCATTTTCTCTTTTACCATTTTACCCATCTTAGAAAGTCCTGCTTTAATTTGCATTAATAACAGCTCTCCAACTCCTCTAACTCTTCTGTTAGATAGGTTATCTATATCATCTGTATGACCTTTACCATTGTTTAAAGAGATTACATATTTGATTGTTGCAATTACGTCCTCTTTTGTTAATAGTATTTCATCCTCAGGTAAATTAAGCTTTAATCTCTTGTTCATCTTATATCTACCAACAGGCTCTAAATCATATCTTTGAGGATTAAAGAACATCTGCTTTATTAAAGATCTAGCTGAATCTATTGTCACTAAATCTCCAGGTCTTAATTTCTTAAATACCTCTGTTACCGCTTCCTCTTTTGTATCTCCAGTATCGTTTGTTATAGTATTTGCAAATACCTTATCTTCTGGTTTTACTTCCCAAATTAAGATATTTTCAATTTTAGAATCAATTAAATCGAATATTACAGCTTCAGTTATAGCTTGTCTTGTTTCGAATAAAACTTCACCAGTTTCCTCATCATAAATATCTTCTTTAATGAAACTTCCTTCAATTTTTGTTTTTAGAACACTTACTAACTCTTCTTTATTAGTATATCTAGTATAGTAGTCAGTTAAGTTAACCTCTTTTTCAGCTAAAAACTCATCCATTATTTCTTCATTAGTGTCAAAGAAATCTACTGCTTTTAAGAAAACAGTTGCTAAAACTTTTTTCTTTCTGTCGATTTTAACACTTAAGAAATCATTTTTATCAGTTTCAAACTCTAACCATGTTCCTTTATATGGAATAATTTTTCCTGAGAACAGGTCTTTTCCTGTTTGAATGTTAACTTCTTTATTAAATGATACTCCAGGAGATCTATGTAGCTGTGATACTACTACTCTTTCTGCACCATTAATTATAAATGTTCCTCTTTCTGTCATTAAAGGAACTTCTCCAAAATAAACAAGTGTTTCTTGGATTTCATTTCCACTCTTCTTATTAGTAAGTCTTAGTCTTACTTTTAAAGAAGCTGAATAAGTTTTCCCTCTTTTTTTACACTCTAGCTCATCATTCAATGGAGCTTCTGCTTCATGTAGCTCATAAGAAACATATTCTAATTTTATATCTCCATTTGAAGATTCAACAGGGAATATTTCTCTAAAAGCCGACTCTAACCCCTTATCTTTTCTGTTAAGTGGAGCCTCCTTAGCTTGTAGAAAATCTTCATAGGAATCCAGTTGGAACTCTAAGAAATGAGGCATTGTACCTCTCTCTTCGATTCTTCCAAAATTCAATCTTTCAACGAGTTTCCCCATCAATTCACACTCCTTACTATTTCATATAGTGATCAATACCTAATCTTTGGAAAATAAAAGCAGTTTTTATTTTCAAAAGATTAAGTATTAACTTCCTTGATTATAGATTCTTAATAATTTTCATTATAATGAGTAAAAAGGCACCCCATTTAGAGTGCCTATTTTTTTCATTTTAGTATAACAAGTTGTAAAACAACCATATTTGGCTATTACTTAACCTCGATTGATGCTCCAGCCTCAGTTAATTTAGCTTTTATAGCTTCTGCTTCTTCTTTAGCAGCAGCTTCTTTAATTACTCCACCGTTATCTACTAATTCTTTAGCTTCTTTTAATCCTAAACCAGTGATTGCTCTAACCTCTTTGATTACAGCTATTTTGTTAGCTCCTGCAGCAGTTAATACTACGTCGAACTCTGTCTTCTCCTCTGCAGCTGGTCCCGCCTCTGCAGCTACAGCTACTGGTGCAGCAGCAGTAACACCGAAGTGCTCCTCTAAAGCTGTTACTAATTCTCTTAACTCTAATACTGACATAGCTTCTAAATCAGCTATGAATTGCTCTCTATTGAATGCCATTTTATTTCCTCCTTAAATTCTCTTTTTTAAATATGTTTTTTTTATTAAATCAATAATTCTCTAAATCAACAGATAATTACTCTGCAGCTGTTTCTTTCTGGTCTGCAATTGCAACAGTTGCGTAAGCAAGTTTTCTAACTGGCCCAAGCATTCCATTTAATACCATAGAAAGAAGTTGCTCTCTTGATGGTAACTTAGCAAGCGATACTACTTCAGCAGTTTCTACTCTCTTACCAGTTAAAAGTCCACCTTTTATTGTGAAAACAGTTTTCTTAGCTTTCGCGTTTGCTTTTGCTTGTGCTGCTTCAACCTCGTAAACTACCTTCGCTGGAGTTACTGGATCAGCATATCCGAATGCAAATGCAGTAGTCCCCTCTAGTAAATCATCGAATTTATCAGCGATACCAGCTTCAGCTAGCGCTATCTTGAACAGTCTGTTCTTAGCAACTAAGTACTCAGCTCCGTTTTCTCTCATTTGTTTTCTTAACTCAGTCTCTTGATTTACTCTTAGACCTTGATAATCAACTAAAACGATTGATTGAGCTCTAGATATTTTTTCAACTAATTCAGCTACAAGTTCCTTTTTTAATTGAGTTGCCATTATTGATTCACCTCCTCTTTTACTCTAAAATTACCTCCGCTCCAAGGTAGGAACGGAGGTTCATTGCTCTAACTATGAGGTTAGTGAATACCTTCTTCCAACCTCGGCAGGATATTTAAGGCTTACGCCACCTACGGTCTTTGGTTTGGATCTATATTAAATTATTTATCCAACTTTTTAGTCACTGTATTTTACAGCTTTATAATTATAACATACTTATTAGTTTTTTGCAAATACTATTATGCGTTTTTTGCAACTAATACTGGATCCATTTTAACTCCTGGTCCCATTGTTAATGAAACTGCAACAGTTCTTAAGTATTGACCTTTAGATGCAGAT harbors:
- the rplL gene encoding 50S ribosomal protein L7/L12, with protein sequence MAFNREQFIADLEAMSVLELRELVTALEEHFGVTAAAPVAVAAEAGPAAEEKTEFDVVLTAAGANKIAVIKEVRAITGLGLKEAKELVDNGGVIKEAAAKEEAEAIKAKLTEAGASIEVK
- the rplJ gene encoding 50S ribosomal protein L10, giving the protein MATQLKKELVAELVEKISRAQSIVLVDYQGLRVNQETELRKQMRENGAEYLVAKNRLFKIALAEAGIADKFDDLLEGTTAFAFGYADPVTPAKVVYEVEAAQAKANAKAKKTVFTIKGGLLTGKRVETAEVVSLAKLPSREQLLSMVLNGMLGPVRKLAYATVAIADQKETAAE